Part of the Athalia rosae chromosome 2, iyAthRosa1.1, whole genome shotgun sequence genome, GAAGATGTTTGCAATTCGGTACCGGTTTGCTGTGAAATCTTGCACCGAATCTTCGCATGGTCGTCGTTTCGCCAAACGCTACGGCGGCTTTGACGCCCTCGCGGAGTACCCCGACGTCGTCCGGATGCGTCAAGTAATTGTGATACATGAGAGGATAGTCCAGAGGGTTTTTAGACTTCAGTTTTATGAAACCGCGAGATTTCGGACGTAACATCATCGGGAATACACCGAACACGTCGCGATTGTTTATCTTTCCGAATACCTCGTTGTAAAACTCGTCCGTCAATCCGTGTGCATTTTTCACGTGCGTACCGCCGTCCGAATTCGTCGACGACGCCGTCAGCATGAACTCCATGTCCGGCCAATCGTCCGTTACATTGGCGTACTTCGTTGATATAAAAGCAACAGCCTCCAGACCTACACTGGAGGTTAGAGGGCCGTCCTCTGTAATGGCATACCTGAACGCTGAATTTATATTCACCAAACGATTCATTACCAAGCTAATCTCGTGGTCGATTAGGAAAGCCAGACCGCCGACCGCTATGTGGTCTTGGAGATTCTGACCCACACCGGGAGAGTCTTTTATCACGTGAATTCCGACCTCTTCGAGATGATGTCGAGGGCCGACGCCCGATAGCATCAAAAGTTGGGGAGAGTTTATCGCTCCGGCGGACAAAATCACTTCCTTCTTCGCTAACACGACGTGACGTTTTTCCTCCTTGATGAACTCTACACCGAAAGCTCGCTTAGTCTCGGGATTTATCAACACTTTCGTCACGTGGGACCAgagagaaatttccaaatttttacgTAGTCTCACTGGCCGTATAAATGCCTTTGCCGCACTGCATCTCGTACCTCTTCTCATCGTGTACTGATAAAATGCGAATCCTGTTTGCTGTTCACCGTTGATGTCCACGATGTCGTAACCCATTTCTTCACCCGCCTGAAGAAAGGCTACTCCTAAGGGAGTGTTGTACGGCGCGTCCTGTACGGTGAGATAGCCACCTGGAATTGTAAAACGGTCACGGTCAGGTATATGGAAATATTGCGAACATCCTTTTTGCACGGTCATTTCTCATATATTGCTGCAATATTTTGTCTACGACCTACATTCTGCAGTATCTGAGGTACGGTTTAATGTAAAAGTATTAATCCAGCATTTTTTATCCCTCGCAGCGAAAGGATGACGAGATTCTATCTTTGTAATAATATCTTACGCCAACTATTTAATTGAAGAAGTAGGAGAATTATGttgggaaatattttttagacTCATCATGAGTCAGACGtttcatatatgtacgtacagatTTACTGTtacatctgaaatttttcacatcgagTTAGGTTTCCACAAGAATATCGGGCACTGAGAGAaaacaggggaaaaaaaagaaagtgaaaaaattccaccttCGATAGCGCCGCCAAAACCCTTTGAGGTACGATGTCCTTCAGGGAGGACACCTTTTTGCTTATGATGCaccttttctcatttcatcaTGTTTCAAGCGAAACTCGTTGCGCTTGGATTTTTTTGGTATCGCTGATCACAAATCTGAttccaaaatttgataataaCAGAAATCCAAAATGGTAGATCGAAGGTGGTGGcttaataattatgaaaaacgaagaattgaTCATTTTCTCGTATATTAGTAACCTGGGGGCGAGCCTGGGGTTCGTGAATCGAACGATAACTTTTTATTTGCCAAATTCTCCCCCAGCGTatttggtttttcgttttcatcagAATCGGAATCAGCGTCTCCGAGAACTCATGAATATTGAGTGGTTGATGGAACATCGATTAGAACAATGaagaaaaactataaaaatacaatttcgTGACTATAAAAAGCATTAGACATTACAACAAATTTCGCAAGTCGTCTCTAGGAATCGccgaattttcaacgagtgGGGATTCCTTTGAAATTTCGCCGTCGTTGCCCGCACTTCGACGTGATATACGGTGAGAAATTATATTTGCcttggatgaaattttcacatattttctCTCAGCGTATATTCCGTTTGAACTTATGGTCATTAGGACGGCCTATAAATGTATTATTAAGTCATCTACACGGTCTTAATAACCCTAGCTCATCCAGCTGTAGAAATTATCATTCGACGCCATGGGCAACACCCATTCGATGCCATTAAACATATGAATTTCTCTCCGGTATACTTTCTACTTTTATCGGAATCAATTCATAGATAtataaaaagagaggagaaaaccCACATCTCTTAGGTTTGagtcaaatattattttcgcaATGTATAAATAACCAATACACGTAATACGTCGCTCTATGCGAGAATAAATGTCCGAAAATCACGCACGCgattggattgaaaatttcaatgaaccGATCaggaacagtttttttttttttttttctctccccgcACGTCTTTATTCGGAATCTGATGTGAGAGGAAATACGtttatcgtcgttatcgtcTGCGCGATATTCACCTGTACTATGATGTTTGGTATTGCGAGCCAAGTAGGGGTTCCTCTGGTCTTCGGACTTTTTGAAATAGGGTAAGACGTCGTCCCAACCCCAGCCGTAGTTACCAAAACTTTCCCACTGATCGAAGTCCCGACGATTTCCTCTGACGTACAACATCGTGTTGAGCACGCTCGATCCTCCGAGAACCTGTTAACATTTTCATATTAACTCCAGAGGCatcggtaattatttttaggCTACCATATGAGATTTTTATAGCTATAATTTTATACGgaaaataatcatcatttcGATAACAACCGCATAGTTAGGCGCAGTGatttctcaacttttcttttccagtTTTACTGCTGTCATCGAAAATGTTCTGACCGTGCTGCGGGAACACGTTTCATAGCTTCCGGATATCATAGTGAATAGTTTTTCGGTCTCACATTTGTGTTCGTACGTCGTGTATtttatcgacaaaaaaaaaaaaaaactcgtaaaGTAAAAAGCTCACTTTTCCTCTCGTCCAGCAGCACCGTTGGTCCACCATGGCTTGACAGGCCGAATTCTGCGGTTGCGTTCTGTATTTCCAATCATATTTACTCTTGTGAAGATACAACGAAAGGATCGGAACATCCGTGATTTCCGTTTCATATCCTCCAGCTTCTAGTAGCAGGACACTCCACTCCGGGATTTCGGTCAAACGATTCGCGAGGACGCTTCCCGCGGAACCGCCACCGATCACGATGAAGTCGTATTCTTTACGAATAACTTTTGTATCTCGTGGCTGATTTTCAGGATCCATCAGGTCGTAATTGTAGTAGGCCAACGCTACTATAAGCGTAGGAATAAAAGTCAACTTTCCCACCCCCAGTAGAACCGTCGCTGCTTTGACCGCACTTGTTATAATCGTCACAAGACCGACCGCCattgttctatttttatttattcaatttttgtcgtttatttggatcacaaaaattcaacgacgaaGACGAATAACTTCGACGACTGAGGTTCGATCGATTCTCGCTCCGAATGAAAAGTTTCTGTCCTCTTTCGAGATTAAACACCACGTATTAAACCTATGTCAGGTACCTGTGGGTATTTGcttggaaaaatattaaatcttATGAAACTCGATCTCAAAAACTTTTATACGGTCtgcatatacataaatacatacatttataagTGTTTAATGGTgcaaattagaagaaaaaaaaaaattattgagccGCGAACGAGTAATTTTATGCTAATTATACGTCACTTGAacggttggtttttttgtttttttttcaatttttttactaaaTTGCACCAGCAGCTCTGCAAGATACTTttgcactattttttttttttctcttttctattgCTATTACTCCACAGTTGTCGATATAGAACAAGGACTTGCATCGATTATCCTGGAGACTGCTAATCGTTGCGGGACTTCCTTCGGCACACCGATCAGTTGCCGACTTATTTTCACCATTATTATACACTGTTTAGTTTTTGCCACAACGGTTTTTgcgttttaattttatttaactttttgtttattcattgtCGATTTTTCCGTTTGTTAGAGTCGTTTATTCCCCCATCCGGTCAACCCGTTCCCTCCGTCTATGCGCTCATGGACATCTAAAGTCATTCAGCGCGAAGCAACGAAGAACCTGTAACCAAAATGTGAAGTAAAATTAGCCATTATCGCGACGCGAATAATCGCGAAATTTATATGAGTTTTAGGCTCTAATGCGTTCATTTGGAGCGAATTGTTTGCCCTACTTAAAACACTTTCGCGGGTTACGCGAAATTTATCTTCAGAGAACTCATACACGCACCGTgatgtacgtataacatacATATTACACGAATTCATGAATGTCGAAAATTATCTCACACAGATAATTTTACAGTCAGTGAAAAAGAGATTACTCGTATACTGGTTTTTACTTTCAATCCTCacagatatgtatgtatgtatgtatcgtATTCGGGTCCATTATAAAATCATTTGGTTCCGCTTCCAAACCGGAGGTGTGGCGTGGGCTGCCCGTGGTCTTCTACCTTTTGCAATTAATCAGTTCCGTTTAAAATAgatacttatttttttcgtccgtctAATCAGGCAATTTCTAGTGTTTCCCTTGACCAATCAGCGTCGTaactcgattcaatttttatctttgaagAGATCATACGTCactcaaaaatcgaacgttCAAACGAATGCGAGCAAACGGCCGGAataatatgtaaatttttctaaataacAGACGACAGAATATGAACGGAGAACAGATTTCGTATGACCGAATAAAACGCCGTTATATCTGCTCAGGGAAAACTAACAACGCCGTCGTATCCGCGATTGCCAGAAAACAATTGGAATTTGCGATATGTGCATCCGACTCATGTTcctaaaaaaattcacacgcgAACACTGGACACGCAAAACGGGTTCAACGAAGTAACGTAATTTGAATGTCACTTGGATTAATTTTCCCATCCCTTTCACTTAGGACACGATATATGATCCCTTCTTTTTGCCGGATGTATGtagctttttttcttactttttcagcaaattttcatttcaattcggTTAGGTCTGAAAGTTCAGAGTAAGCTATACCGATACACTTGTACATcaaaactttcgaaatttttattcctctagAATTTCTCTCTGGATTCTAGAATTTCTATCCCTCCTCTggtctgaataatttttcgttgttttctcTCCAGTGATCGCACGAAGTTTAAACTTCCATTTCCAAATTGAACACGTGAAactgaaatacaaaaaaaatccaactaGACTTCCAAACTAGGTAATTACaaaagatgaagaattttcacgttGGCGCAATTCTGGATCAGTCACTCGTCACCTCGATGAGAGGAACCAAGGAATATCCCCAACCAGACATTATTCCACGATcggtatttgaatttttttgcttttctattttttttattctttgaaattttgaaacatttgACAGCGTTGCGTACACGATAGAAGCGCGGGTTAACAACCACAAAAGCTCGTTCTATAAAAAAGTAGGCACGCGTCAggctgttgaaaaaataaaaaaaaaaaaagttttgtcCAGCCGCATAGTCGGCAGAAAACACGCGTTTTAACGAGATCTTTTCCTGTGACCCCACAATAAGTGGTACGTGTCGAAAGAAAGGAACCTCTGAATTGGTCTAAATTATTAAGCGTGTCGGCCAAGTCGGTAGACGGATTGTACTcatacagaagaaaaaagaaaacacacagaaaaaaaaacaaaaatcgcggggttcgaaaaatgatcaaattcTTGTCGTTCACGTATTTATTGCTCTCGATGGATCGAGTATGTAGTAAGTATTACCTATCACAGCGACGATGGTATAATATGggattacataggtatacattcgaagcgtataattttctctacgttcacttttatttttatagtgTTTGTTACTTTCGATCGTTCACCATAATTCCGGGCAGCGGggtgaaataatataatttgaatGTTACGCAATCTTAGAAGAATAATCGCCGAGGAACGttagaattataaaatttactTTACGATATACGCGCGCttaaaaatcgttgaaaaattacgtaaGTCGCCGCAATTCTGACGGCCGATTctttagaaaatatttttgtagcACCGGTACCGGATATTCAAAATACCGGATTCCCTATGCACTTTCGTATGTTATAAGCTGGAGTTTTCTCACCATAAGTATtatctcgaataatttttcccacAAGTTGTTCAATCGTCCTATCAATTTTACTCACTCGATAAAAGTGCGTGtgtgcaaaaatgaaaaaaaacacaaagaagaaaagattCCATCATTCGTATCGTACGTCGGTGAttactcagaaaattttcactcaaaCTTCGGTCTCTGTATATttcgtttgttattttttccaatgacTGAATTAACGATACACCGCGAAGAGCCCGAATCATTATGCCTCGGTTTACTCacaagaacgagaaaaaaaaacaaaaaaaacggatatttatcaaatattttctttatacttcgatgaaattaattttaccatCGATCTGTCATCAACGCAAAGACGTGTAATTCCCTTGAAGACCACGTGGAGTAAAGACAGTGCCGTACCGAGTCAGTGAAAGTAAAAGACTGACTCGTCGACAATCGAGACTACGCATAAGGCGAATTCAAGACCTCTGGTTACCCTCTCTCCACTTTCACGTGAATgaaaaacggaatgaaaaaacttatCACCGATTTGTACGAGTATCCCGGATGAATCGGTACCGAATTTTCGGCTCGATACGCGCAGCAcgaaaattttgcattttctGATATCCGCGAATAAGGGAGGAGAGCTACTTGTGCTACAAATGTCGATTCCTGCTCGGGAAGTAGAGCTCGAAAATTATCAACGGAAATAAAGTGAGAAGAGTGTCTGAAATTAGGAAACTTAACTCGGACATAAGTCGTGCCGTCACAGCACCTAGCCGATTATTTTACCAATTATCATGTATTTATGAGTCGTATTCCAAACATTTATGCCTACATAGGTAAATATCGATGTATGTGCCTAGGAACGATTCGACGAACAAATACAACGACTCACTTCAATTTCTAGTTATCCCAACTTCGAGGTACGCCAATATTGGCATTTGCTTTTCGCAATGTCGCTGGATCCGACCAAAACGTTTTTGCACGTAACATACGAATTGCTGTTATTATTGCTCTGTGATTTTACTACAATTTTGTTATActcgtaaaaattcattatatAAATATCCACGCATAGtaatacctgtatacctataacgctTTGATATATTGTATTGTAATGAGcgtatgtaataattatataaggTATACAGTCGTCTGTCGCgcgtacgaaaaaacgaacactATAACGCGCGTCGATCTTCACTCCGTGCACGTAGTTTAAATTGCGCAAACAATCGAGCTGGATGAACTTTTGACTTATCACCTCAATTAAAATCAAGACACTTAATCTCGGGATCAAACGCTGGAGAATTTCGCTGACTTTTCCGTCtcttagtttctttttctatctcttatatttctgtttttgtaaCACCCATATACGTACGGACGTAAGTTGAATCGTTGCGAAAATTATAACGGTAACTATAAAATGTTACGAAAGTCACGTAGCCTCCTGCAATCTTTCCTTCATGGCGATGAGAGCTATAATTGGATCCAAGAAATCGTACTCATTATGCTCCCGTACATAAGCTGGAGAACGGTGTTGGAATCGGTCACGTTGTTTCGACCCTCCGGAAACCGCTAGTAAACGGCGATAACGTGCGATCAATATTGTCACGGTATCGTGGTAAGATCCGCTTACCGAAAACCGGTAGCCCTGGAGGTTCGTAACCGCAATTTTGTTCTAACGAATATATTTAATCGTATAATTGCCAATTTTGAACGGACGCaattaagaaatgaaaattgaaattatttattttacgatgGAATTTGACTTTCGCGTTGAACTTTCTCATGATGCCCTGCACATACGCGAACTGCGGTATGCAATATAATATGTGAGTTGACTCGTATTTGTATATGTGCCAgctggtatacatatatgccgTACATGACCACGTGTCTCACAATCAGCGACGAAAGTCCGCATGGGAGAAACGATATGTTTGAGCGAGAGAGTCATCGGTCGTTCGAACTGCACCGGACTCTCCTTTTCTACTTTCGGTCTGCATATAAGGACCTGTGCACGTACACCTCGCGCCGATCGCAGACAGACGGTCTTGGTAATCCTGAAAATTATCCAACTCAAAGTATGGAAAAAGACGGTACGACGCTAGTCGAATCGCTGAAAACGCTTTCTCGATTTAATTTATTGACTTTTGAatagaaactttttttcgcgGTGATCAATAGTTACGCAATATCCAACGAGCGCGATCGGAGCGGAAGGGTCCAGACGGATCAtcttgaatttcattcgacaAGATGAAGACGGTGTCGAACTTCCGTTAACTCCTTCGTTTCTTCAGCGTCTCTGGTCCAGATGCTCGCGAATTTCCGGGAGAAAgatcggaaaaattattctgtgGTCTATCgttgataattgaataaaaaaaaaaaaaaacacaataaatgaataaaaatgaggagCGTGCAGCGGTTGTAGCTACGTTATACTTTCCAATTATTCTTGAAATAAAACCAGTTTGTATTCTACTGAATACGGTTGAAAGATTTATTGGGACTTGTGCGGCGCAGAGACATTTTAATATGCAGTTTCTGAAATTCCGTAATCGCAAACCTGGGCTCGGATGACTTCTTCAATAAT contains:
- the LOC105683336 gene encoding glucose dehydrogenase [FAD, quinone], which encodes MAVGLVTIITSAVKAATVLLGVGKLTFIPTLIVALAYYNYDLMDPENQPRDTKVIRKEYDFIVIGGGSAGSVLANRLTEIPEWSVLLLEAGGYETEITDVPILSLYLHKSKYDWKYRTQPQNSACQAMVDQRCCWTRGKVLGGSSVLNTMLYVRGNRRDFDQWESFGNYGWGWDDVLPYFKKSEDQRNPYLARNTKHHSTGGYLTVQDAPYNTPLGVAFLQAGEEMGYDIVDINGEQQTGFAFYQYTMRRGTRCSAAKAFIRPVRLRKNLEISLWSHVTKVLINPETKRAFGVEFIKEEKRHVVLAKKEVILSAGAINSPQLLMLSGVGPRHHLEEVGIHVIKDSPGVGQNLQDHIAVGGLAFLIDHEISLVMNRLVNINSAFRYAITEDGPLTSSVGLEAVAFISTKYANVTDDWPDMEFMLTASSTNSDGGTHVKNAHGLTDEFYNEVFGKINNRDVFGVFPMMLRPKSRGFIKLKSKNPLDYPLMYHNYLTHPDDVGVLREGVKAAVAFGETTTMRRFGARFHSKPVPNCKHLPLFTDDYWNCAIRQYTMTIYHMSCTAKMGVPSDRMAVLDPELRVYGIQGLRVIDASIMPTITNGNINAPVIMIAEKGADMIKQQWLWQRRSDNNTVGAA